TTGTGGCCGCCACGGGGATATTGTGCTGTTTGGCGTATTCGATCTCCCACTCGCGTGTCAGGTTCATCTCTCTCATCGGGGCCACTACCGGCAGGTCGGTCGTCCTGAAGATAGCCTCGAAACGGAGCTGGTCGTTGCCTTTTCCAGTACATCCGTGGGCGAAAGCGCTGGCTTTTTCCTTTATCGCGACCTCTACGCACTTCTTGGCGATAAGAGGCCTTGCCATGGAGGTACCGATAACGTAGCCCTCGTACATGGCGTTCGCTTTTATCATCGGGAATATGTAATCGTTGACGAACTCATCCTTCGCGTCGATGGTGTAATGCTTGTCCGAGATGAGCTTCGCCTTTTTTGTGGCTGTCTGTATGTCTTCCTTCGGCTGTCCTACATCGACGGTCACGGTGATGACCTCGTCGAACCCATAATTCTCCTTGAGTATCGGGATGCAAACGGAGGTGTCAAGCCCTCCGGAATATGCTAATACGGCTTTTTTCACCATAGGCGTCACTACAGCGTAAATATTGTAAAAGAAGATAAAGGTTTGGATAGATGAATATAACGAGAGCATTCATGACACGCTTGTTAATGTTAAAAGATCGCAGGTCATAAAAAAGATAATAAAGATCTTTCTCAGGTAAAGACTGGCCATACATCCATTTCCAGCTTTGGTCTTAATGTACATGACCATACGATCATAATTAGATAAGAAAGGGTCAAAAATAATATCCGATTATAAACGTGCGCATAAAAAAATAGCACAAATAAATACGTATTTTTAAATAATGCCCCATAATGAGACATTATTACGTACGGATAATTTTTAGTAGTAGTATATGTTGATTTCGATAAGTATACTGAATTTTCACGGATAATATTAATATAAAATTAGAATCCTGAAAAATTTTAAAAAATATTACGTTAAAAGTCGTGTTTTAAGGAAAATTATATATACTAATTACTCTATTACTGGTCCATCCATGTTCGCATGGGTACATAAAAACTGAATCATTTCAGAACTCCATAAACCAAGACTCAAACCAAAAAACCTCCTAAAAACGGGAACAAGTAATGTCCGTACCAAATATACCGCAATAAAGGGACAAAGTAAATATGCCATAAGGTAAAAGACGTATCAGGGCCGATGCAAAACGCGTAACAGTCTAATACGCTAAGCACGCCCCCAAATACGTAAACTTCATGGTATTGGCTCCAAGATTGTAGGTGGAAGATCCCTACTTTTACGGAACTCATGATGCTGGCTCGTCAGGAAGTCGCTTTTTATCGTCCGCGACATCCGGCGTAAATCCCTCCTCCCGGGTAATGCAAGCGTCTACACGCAATACACTCACGATCAAGTCCGATTACCATATTATACCTCCCAAATCCCAAAAACGGACTTAGCGAAAAACGACCATACACACATACGAACCACCTGCAATGGAAAAGCCAATATCAGCAGTATTTTTATAGACCGTTTTTAACATTTTACATGAACGCCGGCTTTTCTAACGATTATCCTTTCGGGATTTTTATCGATGGTTTTTAATAAAAAGTTTTATACGGCGGTAAGCATCTAAGTTACATATGCTTGCTTTGCTGGCAGGCGGAGCGGTTTATAGACTGTTCCTGGAGACTTTACGGAGAGATCATTATGATAGATAAAGTGATACTCGCGGCCCTGGGCATCATTGCCCTGTTATTTGTATTGGTCGTGCTGTCAGGCGCATGTGCTTTCTGCGGCCTGATAAGTACTATACCAGGGCCCCAGTATGGCTGGGAGGGCCCCACGGACTATAGAGAGGATGCGGGCAGCCATGCAGTAGCGGATAATGTGACGATCGACGTGTACACGTTTAACGGTAATGTGGAGCTGATGGAGACCAACGGAAGCAACATCGACGTAAAGGTCAAGATCAGGGCCCCTGAAGGCCGTCTCGACGAGATCGATTCGGACATACGATTCACCGGTACGAACGACACCCTGAACCTTAATGTCGAAGTGAACAAAGATTTCACAGGCCTCACAGGAAGGTACGGTGCAGATGTTTACGTTTATATGCCGGAAAACGCCATGTACGAACTAAACCTGATGACCTCTAACGGCCGAATTACTGTCGGGGAGTTTAACGGAAGCAGTCTTGTAGCGGGAACGAGCAATGGAGCAGTCGACATCCTGGGCGGCAGCTATGGCATACTGGATGTCAGCACCAGTAACGGGGCCATCAACGCAAAATATGATTCGGGTGATGCGGACTTTAAGACCTCGAACGGCGCTATTGACATAGACACAAAGCAGTCCTTGGGCCGCCTTGAAGCGACCACTTCTAACGGCCGCATAAGCATAAGGATGCCGGAGAACGCCAGTTTCTCTATCGATGCGGATACTTCGAACGGCTATATAGATCATGAGATGCCATTGACGGTCACGTTCAACAGGGACAGCCATATCATAGGATACACTGAAGGGTTCACTACCGGTCTCGAAATATATCTCAGGACTTCGAATGGCAATATCAGGATAATGTACTGATCATATCCGGACCGATTTTTTTAAATTTTTTAAAATAGTATATGT
The nucleotide sequence above comes from Methanooceanicella nereidis. Encoded proteins:
- a CDS encoding DUF4097 family beta strand repeat-containing protein, with product MIDKVILAALGIIALLFVLVVLSGACAFCGLISTIPGPQYGWEGPTDYREDAGSHAVADNVTIDVYTFNGNVELMETNGSNIDVKVKIRAPEGRLDEIDSDIRFTGTNDTLNLNVEVNKDFTGLTGRYGADVYVYMPENAMYELNLMTSNGRITVGEFNGSSLVAGTSNGAVDILGGSYGILDVSTSNGAINAKYDSGDADFKTSNGAIDIDTKQSLGRLEATTSNGRISIRMPENASFSIDADTSNGYIDHEMPLTVTFNRDSHIIGYTEGFTTGLEIYLRTSNGNIRIMY